The following DNA comes from Selenomonadales bacterium.
GTCTTGAATCAGATGGTGAAGTATCAATATATTGATAGCGAAACTGCGGCACGTGCGAAGGCGACAGAGATCGTTCTTGCCGAGCCCGGCGGTGCGAAGTCGCGCCAGTTGGCTTCTTATTTTATTGATTATGTGACGCAGATATTGATCGAAAAGTATGGTGCCGATGCTGTTTATAAGGAAGGCTTGAAGATCTATACGACGCTCGACTTAAATATGCAGAAGGCTGCGGAGGCCGCTATTACGCAGCTTCCTACTTATCGCACGGATGAAAACGGTGTGCAGCAGCCGCAGGTTGCGATCGTTGCGATCGACCCGCACAACGGGCACATCAGAGCGATGGTCGGCGGTCGCGGCAACGATCATTTTAACCGTGCTACGATGGCTGAACGTCAGCCGGGTTCTGCATGGAAGCCGTTTGTATATCTGGCAGCGATCGACAGTGGTATGTGTCCGAAAACAACGATTCGTGATGCTGCATTGACGATCGGCAATTGGTCGCCGAAAAACTACTCGGGCAATTATTCGGGTACGGTGACACTTCGTCATGCACTTACGTATTCACTTAATATCCCTGCAGTGAAGCTGGTACAACAGCTCTCTCCCGAGAAGGTTCTCCGTTATGCACAAGATATGGGTATTACTTCGCTGGTGTTTGAGGGTGCAGTCAACGACTGCAATTTGTCGGCGGCATCGCTGGGTGGTTTGACCCGCGGTGTGACACCGCTTGAACTTGCCTCTGCGTACGGTGTATTCGCAACGGGCGGTGTACTTACCAAGTCGACTCCGATCATCAAGGTCGTAAATCGTGATGGCAAGGTGCTTGAAGAAAACTTGACTCCGCAAAGCAAAGATGTTGTAAGTGCAACGTCTGCTTATATCGTAACTGATATGATGAAGGATGTTGTAACGCATGGCACGGGTGCAAGAGCGAATATCGGTCGTCCTGCGGCAGGCAAAACAGGTACAACGGATAACAACCGCGATGCTTGGTTTGTCGGATTCACGCCTGACTTGGTAGCAAGTGTTTGGGTCGGCATGGACAGCTCCGGTTATTTGTCAGGTGTTACAGGCGGCACGCTCCCTGCTGCTATCTGGCGTGATTTTATGAAAGTTGCCGTACGCAATATGCCGGCAACAGATTTTACAAGACCACGCGGTGTCGATATGGACAAGGAAACGCTCAAGGCAACCGACAGTGGCGATCCACTCCCCGAAGAGGATGAAGAAACAACCGAAGAAGATGTGACGACAGAGGAGCCGAAGGAAGAGACAAAAGCAGATGATAAGAACGACGACAAAAAGTCTGATGATAAAAAAAGCGATTCTAAGAAAGCTGACGATAAGAAGGGAGCAAAACAATCGACTTCCAAACAGAACAGCACGACAAAATCGACTTCTCCTTTCTTGCCACCACCTCCATCTCGCAACAATTAAAGAAAAGAGCCCCTGCATAAGCAGGGGCTTTTCTTATGCCGTCAGCAGCAAGAGGAACTATCATCATTCGTCAAGTAGTTGCCGCCGCCAAAACCGCCGCAGCAGCATAAGAGTAAAATGATGATGATAATGATCCATATCCAGCCGCCGCCAAAACCGCCACAGCCACCGAAACCACTATATCTGCCCATGATGTAACCTCCTTTATTCAAGAGCGTATTATCTTGCCGCTCTTATACTGTAATATATGGCTTTGCAAGGTAAGTGTTCATGACCGTTTTTTTATTTTTCGGTTCACTTTTCCCAATACGCTTCATATGTTGAAGAAAGATTATTCGGAGGTGGTTTCTTTGTTGGGGAATTTCGGCAATATGATGGAGGTTATCCAAAAAGTGCAACAGAATGTGCAGTCTATACAGGAAGGACTGCGTAAGGAACGGTTGGAGTCGTCGAGCGGTGATGTCGTCCATGTTGTAATGAACGGCGCACAAGAGGTCATCGCGCTCCATCTAAATCCATCTTATTTGTCACCCGACAACAAGGCGATGCTTGAAGATCTCTTGATCGCTTGTTTTAACGATGCATCTCGTCAATCACGCGAGCGTAATCAATCGGCAATGGGTAAGCTCTCGCAAGACTTCAACCTGCCTCCGATCCCGGGACTCTTCTGATACAGTCTGTTATAAAGGAGTTGATGCGATGAGCACAACAGATAAATCTCTTCTTCAAACGATCCTCACGCTTCTCGATGTGCTGTCATCGCACAAAACAGAGGGTCAGTCTTGGATACATCTCTTATCCCTTCTCTGCATCTTCACGATCCTAAATCAACCGCCCACCAATACGAGCTCATCGGCACAGCCTGCCAATCCTCTGCAAAAACTGCTCGGCGACTTGGCCAAAGGCACTTCGCAAGGTGGCGGGCTCGGTAGTGCCGATACACTTCTTTCTCTCCTGCCGCTTCTCAACAGTCCGCAAATAAAATCCAAGCTGAACCCGAACAGTATTGCGGCAATGATGAACGTCGTCCAAAGCCTTACCGGCGGAGCAGCACCAACGCCTGCCAAAACTGCGCCACCCTCTTCCGAATCACATCCTGCATCTGCGACAGCCGCTCCTTCCCCACCACAACCTGCTCCATCTATACCATCGCCACTCGAGCCTACGCCCACACCACCACTGTCACCAACCACACCGCAACCACAATCGTCCAAACCAGATCCTGCACCGACCAATCGTTATCTCGATTGGAAAAACAGTTTTTGATAAAAAAGATGTTCCCTTCACAAGGAAGGAAACATCTTTTTTTATTGCAGTGTAACGAGTGTCGCACCATCTCCGCCTTCATTGAGCGGAGCAGGCTCAAATCGAAATACACTGTTATGGTGTTTTAAGTATGCTTGCACGCCTTTTCGGAGTGCGCCTGTACCTTTTCCGTGAATGATGATGACTTGCGCCAATCCTGCAAGCACCGCATCATCGAGATACTTACCCAAGACAGACTCGGCTTCTTCCACAAGCATACCACGAATATCGATCTCACGTCGTACATTCATCGCTTTCTGAAATCCAAGACTGCGAGCAGCTTTTTTCGGTTTTTCTGCTTTTTTCTCACGCACATCTTCTACCAGACTGCACGATGTGATCGGTACGGTCGTCTTGAGGAAACCACATTGAACGATGGCATTGTCGCCTTTGATGCTTTCGATCGTACCTTTTTGCCGAAGCGAAGCAACATATACTGTCTGTCCGACCTTGGCTTCTTCCTTTTTCATACCGCCTTTTTCTTCATAACGGTCGAGCGAACCTACATTGTCACGCGCGCGTTGAAGTGAAGTACGTGCCGACTGAATAGACGCTTGTCGTTTCGCTTCATTCGTCTGCTTGAACTGCTCTTTGAGCTCGCGAATGACCATCTCCGACTGACGTCTTGCTTCCTGAATGATGGCGGCGGCTTCTTCTTGTGCTTTTTGCAAGATGCGTTTTTGTTCTGCTTTCAGCTCTCTGCGCTCATCGCTCGCTCTTCGTTTCAATCGGATCGATTCTTGCTGCAGGCGATACGCTTCTTCCGAGCGCTCCGTATAAGCACGTTTTTCAGCTTCCAGATCGGAGAGGACCGATTCCAAGCGGATGTGTTCCTCTTCCAAGAATTCCTGCGCCTTGCTGATGATATCATCGGATAGACCGAGCCGCTTACTGATAGCAAAGGCATTACTGCTTCCCGGTACGCCGATAAGCAGTCGATATGTCGGACGAAGCGTTTTCGTATCGAATTCCACACTGGCATTTTCGATTTCGGGATGCTCATAAGCGAACAGTTTCAACTGACTGTAATGTGTCGTCGCCACCGTCTTGGCACCGCACGACAAGATATGTTCCAAGATCGCCATCGCAAGTGCCGCCCCTTCTTCAGGGTCTGTACCTGCACCGACCTCATCTAAAAGAAGAAGGTCGTTCGACTTGGCTTGACGCAAAATATCGACGAGATGCGTCATATGCGCCGAAAATGTACTAAGACTCTGTTCGATGCTCTGTTCGTCACCGATGTCGGCATAGACCGAATCGAAGATCGGCAGTTCAGATGCTTCTGCCGCAGGCAGGAACAAGCCCGACTGCATCATCAACGCAAAGAGACCGAGCGTTTTCATCGTGACAGTCTTACCGCCCGTATTCGGCCCCGTGATAAGAAGTGCTTTCGTATTCGGCTTCATCACAATGTCGATCGGCACGACTTTTGTACGATCAATGAGCGGATGACGCGCCTTACGAAGCGAGATGCACCGCTGTTCCGAAATGATAGGCCGCACTGCCTGATGCGCTTCGCTATAGAGTGCACGCGCTACGATAAAATCAAGTTCTGCCATCGCTTCGCACGTCTCGCGAATAAGCTCGCTGTCTGCGCCGATGAGCTGTGACAATACGCGAAGGATACGTTCTACTTCTTGTTTCTCCGAAAGCTGTAGTTGCTTAATATCATTATTGATCTTCACAATGGCCATCGGCTCGATGAAGACAGTCGCACCACTGGCAGACTGATCGTGTACGATACCGGGGAACGCATGGCGATATGCCTGTTTGACAGGAATAACATAGCGATCACCGCGCATCGTAACGAGATTCTCTTGGAAAAATTTCTGATAATCGGGATGTTTCAGTATTCCCTCCAAGCGATCTTTTATCTGACCCTGAAACGATTTTAAATCGCGACGGATACGCATCAATTCTACACTGGCATCATCACGCACCGCACCTTGTTCACTGATAGCACCTTCTATCTTGTCCTCTATCTTCTGGAACATCGTGATGCCGAGCGCAAGCTCGCGAAGGCGCGGGAGTTCCATCGCCGTTTCTTGAAAAAACCGTTTCAAGCGACGTGCCGCATAGAGTGTCGAGCGAATAGCCAAAAACTCATCGGGCATAAGCACAGCACCAAGCCCCGCCCGCGTCACACTCGAACGAATATCACGTATCCCGCCGAGCGGAAGCGGTTCTGCCGATTGGAGTATCTGCATGACCTCATCCGTTTCATCGAGTTTTTCACGGATCATAGATGGCTCGGATAGCGGCACCATACGTGCACAACGCTCTTTTCCCATCGCCGAACCCGCATATGACGTCACCGCTTCACGGATCTTATCAAATTCTACTGTTTTGAAAACTGATTTTTTCATATACCCTCCCGCTTCTTACAACACACCGCGGAAATAATGTCCTCGTGTAATATTTTCGTTCTCGTGCGTCCACTGCGTAAGCTCTCGTTCCGTCAGCGAATTGC
Coding sequences within:
- a CDS encoding penicillin-binding protein 1A; amino-acid sequence: MSNLLRSKRKAKPSKKSSKSGKSKIGFLIGIVVVVMLAGIGLGFLSANMNTKPGLTNDIRPAASSQIFDINGDLICNLHLEENRLPIKIANMPKDLQNAFVAVEDARFYKHCGIDPLGIMRAAVVNITAGSVSEGGSTITQQLAKNAYLSQERTLKRKIQEMFLALQIERQYSKQEILEMYLNQIYFGQGAYGIQAAAKTYFNKNAEDLTLPECAMLAGIPKSPNYYSPFNNLKAAKARQEVVLNQMVKYQYIDSETAARAKATEIVLAEPGGAKSRQLASYFIDYVTQILIEKYGADAVYKEGLKIYTTLDLNMQKAAEAAITQLPTYRTDENGVQQPQVAIVAIDPHNGHIRAMVGGRGNDHFNRATMAERQPGSAWKPFVYLAAIDSGMCPKTTIRDAALTIGNWSPKNYSGNYSGTVTLRHALTYSLNIPAVKLVQQLSPEKVLRYAQDMGITSLVFEGAVNDCNLSAASLGGLTRGVTPLELASAYGVFATGGVLTKSTPIIKVVNRDGKVLEENLTPQSKDVVSATSAYIVTDMMKDVVTHGTGARANIGRPAAGKTGTTDNNRDAWFVGFTPDLVASVWVGMDSSGYLSGVTGGTLPAAIWRDFMKVAVRNMPATDFTRPRGVDMDKETLKATDSGDPLPEEDEETTEEDVTTEEPKEETKADDKNDDKKSDDKKSDSKKADDKKGAKQSTSKQNSTTKSTSPFLPPPPSRNN
- a CDS encoding endonuclease MutS2 — protein: MKKSVFKTVEFDKIREAVTSYAGSAMGKERCARMVPLSEPSMIREKLDETDEVMQILQSAEPLPLGGIRDIRSSVTRAGLGAVLMPDEFLAIRSTLYAARRLKRFFQETAMELPRLRELALGITMFQKIEDKIEGAISEQGAVRDDASVELMRIRRDLKSFQGQIKDRLEGILKHPDYQKFFQENLVTMRGDRYVIPVKQAYRHAFPGIVHDQSASGATVFIEPMAIVKINNDIKQLQLSEKQEVERILRVLSQLIGADSELIRETCEAMAELDFIVARALYSEAHQAVRPIISEQRCISLRKARHPLIDRTKVVPIDIVMKPNTKALLITGPNTGGKTVTMKTLGLFALMMQSGLFLPAAEASELPIFDSVYADIGDEQSIEQSLSTFSAHMTHLVDILRQAKSNDLLLLDEVGAGTDPEEGAALAMAILEHILSCGAKTVATTHYSQLKLFAYEHPEIENASVEFDTKTLRPTYRLLIGVPGSSNAFAISKRLGLSDDIISKAQEFLEEEHIRLESVLSDLEAEKRAYTERSEEAYRLQQESIRLKRRASDERRELKAEQKRILQKAQEEAAAIIQEARRQSEMVIRELKEQFKQTNEAKRQASIQSARTSLQRARDNVGSLDRYEEKGGMKKEEAKVGQTVYVASLRQKGTIESIKGDNAIVQCGFLKTTVPITSCSLVEDVREKKAEKPKKAARSLGFQKAMNVRREIDIRGMLVEEAESVLGKYLDDAVLAGLAQVIIIHGKGTGALRKGVQAYLKHHNSVFRFEPAPLNEGGDGATLVTLQ
- a CDS encoding YbaB/EbfC family nucleoid-associated protein, with amino-acid sequence MLGNFGNMMEVIQKVQQNVQSIQEGLRKERLESSSGDVVHVVMNGAQEVIALHLNPSYLSPDNKAMLEDLLIACFNDASRQSRERNQSAMGKLSQDFNLPPIPGLF